In the Brassica napus cultivar Da-Ae chromosome A7, Da-Ae, whole genome shotgun sequence genome, one interval contains:
- the LOC106353236 gene encoding agamous-like MADS-box protein AGL18 — protein MGRGRIEIKKIENVNSRQVTFSKRRNGLMKKAKELSILCDAEVALIIFSSTGKVYDFSSGCMEQTLSRYGCNAETADHKQREEQQLLLCSSSHENGAVFQKDESTKSELERLQLAIERLKGKELEGMSFSDLISLENQLNDSLHSVKNQKTQLLLNQVERSRLQEKRALEENQLLRKQVEMLGRGSSGPKGLSEIPQFSSPQAEHESSSSDDDDNDNEDHHSDTSLQLGLSWSGYCRKIKKPKIESPCDNSGSQVASG, from the exons ATGGGGAGAGGAAGGATTGAGATTAAGAAGATTGAGAATGTGAACAGTCGTCAAGTCACTTTCTCCAAAAGACGTAACGGGTTGatgaagaaggccaaagagctTTCGATCCTCTGCGACGCGGAGGTTGCTCTCATCATCTTCTCCAGCACCGGCAAGGTTTACGATTTCTCCAGCGgctg TATGGAGCAAACTCTTTCTAGATATGGATGCAATGCTGAAACGGCTGATCATAAACAAAGAGAAGAACAACAGCTTTTACTTTGTTCTTCTTCACATGAAAATGGTGCTGTG TTTCAAAAAGATGAGTCTACGAAGAGCGAGCTTGAGAGACTACAGCTTGCTATTGA GAGACTGAAGGGTAAGGAGCTTGAGGGTATGAGTTTCTCGGATCTTATTTCTCTTGAAAATCAGTTGAATGATAGCTTGCACAGTGTCAAGAATCAAAAG aCACAACTCTTGCTTAACCAGGTAGAAAGATCCAGGTTACAG GAGAAAAGAGCATTGGAAGAGAACCAACTCTTGCGCAAACAG GTAGAGATGTTGGGGAGAGGTTCTTCAGGACCAAAAGGGTTGAGTGAAATACCTCAATTCTCTAGCCCACAAGCAGAGCACGAGAGCTCTTCATCAGATGATGACGATAATGACAATGAGGACCACCATTCTGACACTTCCTTGCAGCTGGG GTTGTCATGGTCGGGATATTGTAGAAAGATAAAGAAGCCTAAGATCGAATCTCCCTGCGATAACTCTGGAAGTCAAGTGGCTTCTGGTTGA
- the LOC106353235 gene encoding uncharacterized protein LOC106353235: MGLISSVRETKNTNSNGRGMGFLLIFFPDHNDVSPSSSSSSPAKTLFRSRSSRLLLSKAQSTISICILLLFLTLFLFTLSTFEPSSSVFPAVSPRSHRRFLLARTVPVAKTRPLALQRMGTLFLRGTKCMHALVVAHVASDTTEEDLRLFMRLLHRSGVTSRSDVVLLFNSPSSVTRLTNMIEEENDSFLKLVDVHRNSNSSNQNGSVLGFSLTRFMKKQSKKDTSEPIWGNKSHRVNDSALNETTESLTHGSVVGFDVAELDPENSLSGFIEHVPISLRRWACYPMLLGRVRRNFKHVMLVDAKTSLFVGDPFTRIRNRSPESILFFSKHSNKKFSDINPAVLIGGAKGIRRLSTAMHTEIVRAAMQQQQHKRKSFVSESVVLSQLVGNVHMTKNIEVIGPSESIVEASSVAELRTRNSAAASIKSHDIIQRGNSNHLDIMAIIMKRICSYELDSSVYSYC, from the coding sequence ATGGGTTTGATATCATCAGTGAGAGAGACGAAGAACACTAATAGTAACGGAAGAGGAATGGGTTTCCTCTTAATCTTCTTCCCAGACCACAACGacgtctctccttcttcttcttcttcgtctccgGCGAAGACTCTCTTCCGCTCAAGATCTTCCCGTCTTCTCCTCTCCAAAGCTCAATCTACCATCTCCATCTgcatcctcctcctcttcctcaccTTGTTCCTCTTCACTCTCTCCACCTTCGAACCTTCTTCCTCCGTCTTCCCCGCCGTTTCTCCCCGTTCACACCGTCGTTTTCTCCTCGCTCGCACCGTCCCCGTCGCTAAAACTCGACCTCTCGCCCTACAGAGGATGGGCACTCTGTTTCTGAGAGGAACCAAGTGCATGCACGCTTTGGTCGTCGCTCATGTCGCTTCCGACACGACTGAGGAAGATCTCCGCCTCTTCATGCGCTTGCTTCACCGTTCCGGTGTCACTTCCCGATCCGACGTCGTTTTACTCTTCAACTCCCCTTCTTCCGTTACTAGACTCACCAATATGATAGAGGAAGAGAACGACTCGTTCTTGAAACTCGTCGACGTTCACCGAAACTCAAACTCCTCTAACCAAAACGGCTCCGTTTTGGGATTCAGTCTCACCCGTTTCATGAAGAAGCAATCCAAGAAGGATACGTCTGAGCCTATCTGGGGAAACAAGAGCCACCGAGTCAACGATTCAGCACTGAACGAGACGACCGAGTCGTTGACTCACGGTTCTGTGGTGGGCTTCGACGTGGCCGAGTTGGACCCGGAGAACTCGCTGTCTGGGTTTATTGAGCACGTGCCGATTAGCTTGAGGAGATGGGCGTGTTACCCAATGCTGCTCGGACGAGTCAGACGCAACTTCAAGCACGTGATGCTCGTTGACGCAAAGACCTCACTGTTCGTCGGTGACCCGTTTACCCGGATACGTAACCGGAGCCCCGAGTcaattctcttcttctccaaacACAGTAACAAGAAATTTTCCGACATTAACCCGGCGGTTTTGATCGGTGGAGCGAAGGGTATCAGGAGGTTATCGACCGCAATGCACACGGAGATCGTGAGAGCGGCAATGCAGCAGCAGCAACACAAGAGAAAGAGCTTTGTGTCGGAATCTGTCGTGCTGAGTCAACTCGTTGGGAATGTTCATATGACGAAGAACATTGAAGTCATTGGTCCGAGTGAGTCAATAGTGGAAGCGAGTTCGGTGGCTGAGTTAAGGACAAGAAACTCGGCGGCTGCGTCCATAAAGAGTCATGATATAATACAACGTGGTAATAGTAATCATCTTGATATTATGGCGATTATTATGAAACGTATTTGTTCCTATGAGTTAGATTCTTCTGTCTATAGTTACTGTTAG